In Candidatus Promineifilum breve, one genomic interval encodes:
- a CDS encoding lamin tail domain-containing protein, giving the protein MAATSRLSRPFWLLVTVLCATMAVGLLAHTLSVAGATPGVLIDSVLYDGYALDDADEAVRLVNAGAAAISLNDWRLSDGTTSVALPGGIVLAPGAGLWLTGDAVAFRAHFGHDADVELSSWPGFSNVGDEVVLLDAAGATADVLVYSGGNTLQSGWSGTAVEPYRVAGVFSVEGQILYRRRDQSNGAVVGDSNTAADWAQSPHDVIDGRKVRYPGWAGDRFFRPAVITATAALTIAVAPDNAYAVIARAVRAADTSIRLASLTLENMPLAEELAAAARRGVTVTALLEGGPPGGLTDQERAACRIIESAGGACWFMIADDTRRIHDRYRFMHAKYLIIDDKVAVIGSENFSPDSLPYDDKADGTWGRRGVFLLTDAPGVAAHLAAVFADDLNAAHADLTRWTAADPVYGAPPPGFIPDTASGGITYTVRFPAPAVFYNHYTFELIQAPENALRDYDSLLGLVGRAGAGDTLLVQQLSERPYWGTTTSNPAADPNPRLAATIAAARRGAEVRLLLDAFFDDPDSPVSNVATCAYVNQIAQTEGLTLHCERANPTGLGIHNKMVLARIDGRGYVHVGSINGTELSNKGNREMALQVQSDAAYAYLADLFSHDAPRLLYTPLVMAGHSGVVDRVLISEVAYDTPGLDEAEYVEIANPTGATVDLSGYALGDAVSSQDFEDMRHFPPGLMLPAHDALVVTLSAVAFREAFHAEPDVEILNSDPAVPDMLDDPNWGDPAALFQLGNAGDEIVLIRWDGLVDVVTYGAGYHSAVVGCPLLVAPARVLERVPYWADSDVCPVDFRAWALPSPGELP; this is encoded by the coding sequence ATGGCCGCAACAAGTCGCCTTTCCCGCCCATTCTGGCTACTCGTCACCGTGCTCTGCGCTACAATGGCCGTTGGCCTGCTGGCCCATACGCTCTCGGTGGCCGGCGCGACCCCCGGCGTGCTCATCGACAGCGTCCTGTACGACGGCTACGCCCTCGATGACGCCGACGAGGCCGTGCGCCTGGTCAACGCGGGCGCGGCGGCCATTTCCCTGAATGACTGGCGGCTGAGCGACGGCACGACCTCGGTTGCCCTGCCGGGCGGCATCGTCCTGGCTCCCGGCGCGGGCTTGTGGTTGACCGGCGACGCCGTCGCCTTTCGCGCCCATTTCGGCCACGACGCCGATGTCGAACTGTCTTCATGGCCGGGTTTCTCGAATGTCGGCGACGAGGTAGTGTTGCTTGATGCTGCCGGGGCCACGGCCGACGTGTTGGTCTACAGTGGCGGCAATACACTCCAGTCAGGCTGGAGCGGCACGGCCGTGGAACCCTATCGCGTGGCCGGCGTCTTCAGCGTGGAGGGACAGATTCTCTACCGGCGGCGCGATCAGTCCAATGGCGCGGTGGTGGGCGACAGCAATACGGCCGCCGACTGGGCGCAATCCCCCCATGACGTGATCGACGGCCGCAAGGTGCGCTACCCCGGCTGGGCCGGCGACCGCTTCTTCCGCCCGGCGGTCATCACCGCCACCGCCGCGCTGACCATCGCCGTCGCCCCCGATAACGCCTACGCCGTCATCGCCCGCGCCGTCCGGGCCGCCGACACGTCCATCCGGCTGGCCTCGCTGACGCTGGAGAACATGCCCCTGGCCGAGGAACTGGCCGCCGCCGCCCGGCGTGGTGTGACCGTCACGGCGCTGCTGGAGGGCGGCCCGCCCGGCGGCCTGACCGATCAGGAGCGGGCCGCCTGCCGGATCATCGAAAGCGCCGGTGGGGCGTGCTGGTTTATGATTGCCGACGACACCCGGCGCATCCACGACCGCTACCGCTTCATGCACGCCAAATATCTCATCATCGACGACAAGGTGGCAGTGATCGGCAGCGAGAACTTCAGCCCCGACAGCCTGCCCTATGACGACAAGGCCGATGGCACGTGGGGGCGGCGGGGTGTCTTCCTGCTGACCGACGCGCCGGGCGTGGCCGCCCACCTGGCGGCCGTCTTCGCCGACGATCTCAATGCCGCCCACGCCGACCTGACGCGCTGGACGGCGGCCGATCCGGTCTATGGCGCGCCGCCGCCCGGCTTCATCCCCGACACCGCCAGCGGCGGCATCACCTACACCGTGCGCTTCCCTGCGCCGGCTGTCTTTTACAACCATTACACCTTCGAACTCATCCAGGCCCCGGAGAACGCGTTGCGCGATTACGACAGCCTGCTCGGTCTGGTCGGCCGCGCCGGGGCGGGGGATACGCTGCTCGTGCAGCAGCTCAGCGAGCGCCCCTATTGGGGCACGACCACCAGCAACCCGGCGGCCGATCCCAATCCGCGGCTGGCAGCCACCATCGCCGCCGCCCGGCGTGGGGCTGAGGTGCGCCTGCTGCTCGATGCCTTCTTCGACGACCCCGATAGCCCGGTTAGCAACGTGGCGACCTGCGCCTATGTGAACCAAATCGCCCAGACCGAGGGGCTGACGTTGCACTGCGAGCGGGCCAATCCCACCGGGCTGGGCATCCACAACAAAATGGTGCTGGCGCGCATCGACGGCCGCGGCTACGTTCACGTCGGCAGCATCAACGGCACCGAGCTATCCAACAAGGGCAACCGGGAGATGGCCCTGCAGGTGCAATCGGACGCGGCCTACGCCTATCTGGCCGATCTGTTCAGCCACGACGCGCCGCGCTTGCTCTATACGCCGCTGGTCATGGCCGGTCATAGCGGCGTGGTTGATCGGGTGCTCATCAGCGAGGTGGCCTATGACACGCCCGGCCTGGATGAGGCGGAGTACGTCGAGATCGCCAACCCGACCGGCGCGACCGTCGATCTGAGCGGCTACGCCCTGGGCGACGCCGTCTCGTCGCAAGATTTCGAGGACATGCGCCACTTCCCGCCGGGGTTGATGTTGCCGGCCCATGACGCCCTGGTGGTCACGCTGTCGGCCGTCGCCTTCCGCGAGGCGTTCCACGCCGAACCGGACGTGGAAATCCTCAACAGCGACCCGGCCGTGCCCGACATGCTGGACGATCCGAACTGGGGCGACCCGGCGGCGCTCTTCCAGTTGGGCAACGCGGGGGACGAGATCGTGCTTATCCGGTGGGATGGGCTGGTGGATGTGGTTACCTATGGCGCGGGTTATCATTCGGCCGTGGTCGGCTGCCCGCTGCTGGTGGCTCCGGCGCGGGTGCTGGAGCGCGTGCCGTATTGGGCTGATAGTGATGTGTGTCCGGTCGATTTTCGGGCGTGGGCGTTGCCCAGTCCGGGCGAGTTGCCGTAG
- a CDS encoding methionyl-tRNA formyltransferase codes for MSVGDAPGGGLRILFFGLPVGISAAVLAGLLADGADVAAVVVPAAAIPHLLPDAPAPLAAIEPHRPTATLLLEGASPTDTLAVAWAARLPVLAVTDFAVPAALAALAALRPDVAVVACFTRRIPAALLAVPRLGFLNLHPSLLPAYRGPRPVYWQLRHQAPTGVTVHYMDEGLDTGDVAAQRPVALPPGLSEAQAERRLMLVGLDLLRGILAELAQGIVRRRPQPPGGSTYGFPPEEG; via the coding sequence ATGAGCGTGGGGGACGCGCCGGGCGGCGGGCTACGCATCCTGTTTTTCGGCTTGCCGGTGGGGATATCGGCCGCCGTCCTGGCCGGGCTGCTCGCCGACGGCGCGGACGTGGCCGCTGTTGTCGTCCCCGCCGCCGCCATTCCCCACCTGTTGCCGGACGCGCCCGCGCCTCTTGCCGCCATTGAACCGCACCGCCCGACCGCGACCTTACTTCTGGAAGGCGCGTCGCCAACCGACACCCTGGCCGTGGCCTGGGCTGCCCGGCTGCCCGTTCTGGCCGTCACTGACTTCGCCGTCCCGGCCGCGCTGGCCGCGCTGGCCGCGTTGCGCCCCGACGTGGCCGTGGTGGCCTGCTTCACCCGCCGTATCCCGGCCGCCCTGCTGGCCGTGCCGCGCCTGGGCTTTCTCAATCTGCACCCGTCACTGCTGCCGGCCTATCGCGGGCCGCGGCCGGTCTACTGGCAATTGCGCCACCAGGCCCCGACGGGCGTCACCGTCCACTACATGGACGAGGGGCTGGACACGGGCGACGTTGCCGCCCAGCGGCCGGTGGCCCTGCCCCCTGGTCTCAGCGAAGCCCAGGCCGAGCGCCGCCTCATGCTGGTCGGGCTGGATTTATTGCGTGGCATCCTGGCCGAGTTGGCCCAGGGCATCGTCCGGCGGCGACCCCAACCACCCGGCGGTAGCACTTACGGCTTTCCGCCGGAAGAAGGCTAA
- a CDS encoding oxidative damage protection protein, protein MTRETKTITVVQCVKLGQELPALDRPPFPGPLGQRIYDEISKYAYSQWQDQARLLINHYGLNMADPRSQEFLFEQMEAFLFDEGSGAAVAGAPVAGGKGGPARK, encoded by the coding sequence ATGACCAGAGAAACGAAAACCATCACCGTTGTGCAGTGCGTCAAGCTGGGCCAGGAGTTGCCGGCGCTGGATCGGCCGCCCTTCCCCGGCCCGCTGGGCCAACGCATCTACGACGAGATCTCCAAGTACGCCTACAGCCAATGGCAAGACCAGGCCCGCCTGTTGATCAACCACTACGGCCTCAACATGGCCGACCCGCGTTCGCAGGAATTCCTTTTTGAACAGATGGAAGCCTTTCTGTTCGACGAGGGATCGGGCGCGGCCGTGGCCGGCGCGCCGGTGGCCGGCGGCAAGGGCGGCCCGGCGCGCAAATAG
- a CDS encoding CUAEP/CCAEP-tail radical SAM (seleno)protein, translated as MVEVLLLACYELGHQPLSLAWPAAVLRRAGFAVRTVDLSVESLPREAAARAGFVGIAAPMHTALRLGVRAAAEVRALNPAAHICFYGHYAWLNGDYLLGTGADSVMGGEVEAALLELVRGIESGVLGNEPVPSEGARKIETGFSRKNPVSGVHLARPALPLPDRDGLPDLSHYARYLANGRYSLSGYVEATRGCLHTCRHCPITPVYGGRFFVVPVETVMADVRAQVAAGAEHITFGDPDFLNGPGHAMRLARALHAEFPHLTFDFTTKVEHILRHRQLIPELRALGASFVVSAFESVSDEVLRRLDKGHTRADMDEALHVLAEARLPVLPTWLPFTPWTTLDDYLAMLAWIRERGLIANVPAVQLSVRLLVPPGSALLAESVPGFFGPLNAPAFSYEWRHPDPRMDELQARVTLLAANAPADTPHRAFAAVEQLAYTLAGRPPPQRAAGNGAIRLRPAPPRLTEDWFC; from the coding sequence ATGGTGGAAGTTCTGCTGCTTGCCTGCTATGAATTGGGCCACCAGCCGTTGAGCCTGGCCTGGCCGGCGGCCGTCTTGCGGCGGGCGGGCTTCGCCGTGCGAACCGTCGATCTGTCGGTCGAATCATTGCCGCGCGAGGCGGCGGCGCGCGCCGGCTTCGTTGGCATCGCCGCGCCCATGCACACCGCCCTGCGCCTGGGCGTGCGCGCCGCCGCCGAGGTGCGCGCCCTCAATCCGGCGGCTCATATCTGCTTTTATGGGCATTACGCCTGGCTCAATGGGGATTATTTGTTGGGGACGGGGGCTGATTCGGTGATGGGGGGAGAGGTTGAGGCGGCGTTGTTGGAACTGGTGAGAGGGATAGAAAGCGGGGTTTTGGGAAATGAGCCGGTTCCGAGCGAGGGAGCGAGAAAGATAGAAACCGGGTTTTCAAGAAAAAACCCGGTTTCGGGGGTGCATCTGGCGCGGCCGGCGTTGCCGCTGCCCGACCGAGACGGGCTGCCCGACCTGAGCCATTACGCCCGCTATCTGGCGAATGGGCGCTATAGCCTGTCCGGTTACGTCGAGGCCACGCGCGGCTGCCTGCACACCTGCCGCCATTGCCCCATCACGCCGGTCTACGGCGGACGCTTCTTCGTCGTGCCGGTCGAGACGGTCATGGCCGACGTGCGGGCGCAGGTAGCCGCCGGGGCCGAGCACATCACCTTCGGCGACCCCGATTTCCTCAATGGGCCGGGCCACGCCATGCGGCTGGCGCGCGCGCTCCATGCCGAGTTCCCCCACCTGACGTTCGATTTCACCACCAAGGTCGAGCACATCCTGCGCCACCGGCAACTGATCCCCGAACTGCGCGCGTTGGGGGCCAGCTTCGTTGTGTCGGCCTTCGAGAGCGTGTCCGATGAGGTGCTGCGCCGGCTGGACAAGGGGCACACGCGGGCCGACATGGACGAGGCGCTGCACGTGCTGGCCGAAGCGCGGCTGCCGGTTCTGCCGACCTGGCTGCCGTTCACCCCCTGGACGACGCTGGACGATTACCTCGCCATGCTGGCCTGGATTCGCGAGCGGGGGCTGATCGCCAATGTGCCGGCGGTGCAATTGTCGGTCCGGCTGCTCGTGCCGCCCGGCAGCGCCCTGCTGGCCGAGAGCGTGCCCGGCTTCTTCGGGCCGCTGAACGCGCCCGCTTTCTCTTATGAGTGGCGGCATCCCGATCCGCGCATGGACGAACTGCAAGCCCGCGTCACGTTACTGGCCGCCAACGCGCCGGCCGACACGCCCCACCGCGCGTTTGCCGCCGTGGAGCAACTGGCCTACACTCTGGCCGGTCGGCCGCCGCCCCAACGCGCGGCCGGCAATGGGGCCATTCGCCTGCGACCCGCCCCGCCCCGATTGACCGAAGACTGGTTCTGTTGA
- a CDS encoding S8 family serine peptidase: MKHNTLRSLFLLCLLLIVAVVVVARAAAATRAAEAWMGKTDPVLLTETAGGASAEFLVVLADQADLSGAERLGDKTARGQYVYEAMTTTAATAQAPLRALLDAHGASYRAYWVVNMLRVRGDRALLAALAGRDDVRHVYANTWQRAQLPTPVSAPHPPRETDLIEWNIQIVNADDVWAAGFTGQGAVIGGQDTGYDWQHPALRNAYRGWDGSAADHNYNWHDAIHEDLPLGNPGNACGFNLTEPCDDDGHGTHTMGTMVGRTPQLDLGMAPGAEWIGCRNMEDGWGSPATYSECYEWFIAPYPLGGDPFTDGDPTRAPHVINNSWGCPAIEGCVAADILQQVVESVRAAGIVTVHSAGNKGPNCETINEPAAIYDASFTVGATDDQNLIAAFSSRGPVTVDGSNRIKPDIVAPGVNIHSSVPGGDFAFLSGTSMAGPHVAGLVALLISAEPELAGRVNTIEALITNSALRRTTNEGCGGDTPTSVPNHTYGWGRIDALAAYRLIDTEAIFFDLFLPVLTPK, encoded by the coding sequence ATGAAACACAATACCCTGCGCTCGTTGTTTTTGCTGTGTCTGCTCCTGATCGTGGCCGTGGTGGTCGTCGCCCGCGCCGCCGCCGCCACCCGCGCCGCCGAGGCGTGGATGGGTAAGACCGACCCCGTCCTGCTGACCGAGACCGCCGGCGGGGCGTCGGCCGAGTTCCTGGTCGTGCTGGCCGATCAAGCCGACCTGAGCGGGGCCGAGCGGCTGGGCGACAAGACGGCTCGCGGCCAATACGTCTACGAGGCCATGACCACCACCGCCGCCACCGCCCAGGCCCCGCTGCGCGCCCTGCTGGATGCCCACGGCGCGTCCTACCGGGCTTATTGGGTAGTGAACATGCTCCGGGTGCGCGGCGACCGGGCGCTGCTGGCCGCGTTGGCCGGCCGCGACGACGTGCGCCACGTCTATGCGAATACGTGGCAGCGCGCCCAATTACCCACCCCGGTTAGCGCCCCCCACCCGCCGCGCGAGACCGATCTCATCGAATGGAATATCCAGATCGTCAACGCCGACGACGTGTGGGCCGCCGGCTTCACCGGCCAGGGCGCGGTCATCGGCGGCCAGGATACCGGCTACGACTGGCAGCACCCGGCCCTACGCAACGCCTATCGCGGCTGGGACGGCAGCGCCGCTGACCACAATTACAATTGGCACGACGCCATCCACGAAGATTTGCCCCTGGGCAATCCGGGCAACGCCTGCGGCTTCAACCTGACCGAGCCGTGCGACGACGACGGCCACGGCACGCATACGATGGGCACGATGGTCGGCCGGACGCCGCAACTCGACCTGGGCATGGCCCCCGGCGCCGAGTGGATCGGCTGCCGCAACATGGAAGACGGCTGGGGCAGCCCGGCCACCTATTCCGAATGCTACGAATGGTTCATCGCCCCCTACCCGCTGGGCGGCGATCCCTTCACCGACGGCGACCCGACCCGCGCGCCCCACGTCATCAATAACTCCTGGGGTTGCCCGGCCATTGAGGGCTGCGTCGCCGCCGACATCTTGCAGCAGGTGGTGGAGAGCGTGCGCGCCGCCGGCATCGTCACCGTCCACTCGGCCGGCAACAAGGGGCCGAACTGCGAAACCATCAACGAGCCGGCGGCCATCTATGACGCCTCGTTCACCGTCGGGGCCACGGATGATCAGAACCTGATCGCCGCCTTCAGCAGCCGCGGCCCGGTGACGGTCGACGGCAGCAACCGCATTAAGCCCGACATCGTGGCCCCCGGCGTCAACATCCACTCCAGCGTGCCGGGCGGCGACTTCGCCTTTCTCAGCGGCACGAGCATGGCCGGGCCGCACGTGGCCGGGCTGGTGGCGCTACTGATCTCGGCCGAGCCGGAACTGGCCGGGCGGGTCAACACGATTGAAGCGCTCATCACCAACTCGGCGCTGCGGCGGACGACCAATGAAGGCTGCGGCGGCGACACGCCCACCAGCGTGCCCAACCACACCTACGGCTGGGGGCGCATCGACGCGCTGGCCGCCTACAGGCTCATTGACACCGAAGCAATCTTTTTTGACTTGTTCTTGCCGGTATTGACACCGAAATAG
- a CDS encoding nucleotidyltransferase family protein, with the protein MHCMILAGGTVGPDDPLYAYTQGRPKALIDMAGQTMLERVVAALQGSPHVEDIVVVGIPAETLADAGLSFARPIAALPDAGSMIANMLAGAAWLRHNRPGAEVILGCSADIPTITRQTVDEFVEACRPWDKGVYYNLVSRARLEARFPNSRRTYSRYRDVEAAGGDMVIARLDVLDNNRALIDSLTKARKQPWRIAALVGPRLLIKFLFHRVTITDIEHTAGRIIGAPVKVILDGPPELAMDADKPFQVDILRADIAHHHTTL; encoded by the coding sequence ATGCACTGCATGATCCTGGCCGGGGGGACGGTTGGCCCGGATGACCCACTTTACGCCTATACCCAGGGGCGGCCGAAGGCGCTGATCGACATGGCCGGGCAGACCATGCTGGAGCGCGTCGTGGCCGCGTTGCAAGGCTCGCCCCACGTGGAAGACATCGTCGTCGTCGGCATCCCCGCCGAGACGCTGGCCGATGCGGGCTTAAGCTTCGCCCGGCCCATCGCCGCCCTGCCTGACGCGGGCAGCATGATCGCCAATATGCTGGCCGGGGCAGCCTGGTTGCGGCACAACCGGCCGGGAGCCGAGGTCATTTTGGGCTGCTCGGCCGACATTCCCACCATCACCCGCCAGACGGTCGACGAATTCGTGGAGGCCTGCCGGCCGTGGGATAAGGGCGTCTACTACAATCTGGTCAGCCGGGCCAGGCTGGAGGCGCGCTTCCCCAACTCCCGGCGCACCTATTCGCGCTATCGCGACGTGGAAGCGGCCGGCGGCGACATGGTCATCGCCCGGCTGGACGTGTTGGACAACAACCGCGCCCTCATCGATTCATTGACCAAGGCCCGCAAGCAGCCCTGGCGCATTGCCGCCCTGGTTGGCCCCCGCTTGCTCATCAAATTCCTTTTCCATCGCGTCACCATCACCGACATCGAACACACCGCCGGGCGCATCATCGGCGCGCCGGTGAAAGTCATCCTCGACGGCCCGCCGGAACTGGCCATGGACGCCGACAAACCGTTTCAAGTGGACATCCTGCGAGCCGACATCGCCCACCATCACACAACCCTATGA
- a CDS encoding deoxynucleoside kinase — MTNKYIAIEGVIGVGKTTLARLLQPRYDAAILLEVVEDNPFLSKFYQDRERYAFQTQIFFLLSRYHQQYQAVPAALRRGNLISDYTFAKDELFAWLNLKDDELAMYGRVHAALGEKIPRPDLIVYLRADHDVLMRRIALRDRPFERDMDPGYIREVSAAYDAWLSRLNDMPVLTIDTNDLDYLSRPADMERIIHLIADGVANAAPQPAGPVDSRLQTLQQGRLAAFQQFHRELDSLKGFEGDLFFNYLLLMEEIGELSTDLVRVWTESKRRLVDGRGPAETLEEAIEMNRPDLRNDLADLLAFILKLANYTGIDLEQAYMEKMRLNLGRTWPAERGAAEPAGHEG; from the coding sequence ATGACCAACAAGTACATCGCCATCGAAGGCGTCATCGGCGTCGGCAAGACGACGCTGGCCCGCCTGCTGCAACCGCGCTACGACGCCGCCATCCTGCTGGAAGTGGTCGAGGACAACCCGTTCCTGTCCAAGTTCTATCAGGATCGCGAGCGCTACGCCTTCCAGACGCAGATCTTCTTCCTGCTCAGCCGCTATCACCAGCAGTACCAGGCCGTGCCGGCGGCGCTGCGGCGCGGCAATCTCATCTCCGATTACACTTTCGCCAAGGATGAACTATTCGCCTGGCTCAATCTGAAGGACGACGAACTGGCGATGTACGGCCGCGTCCACGCCGCGCTGGGCGAGAAGATCCCCCGCCCCGACCTCATCGTCTACCTGCGGGCCGACCACGACGTGCTCATGCGGCGCATCGCCCTGCGCGACCGGCCGTTCGAGCGCGACATGGATCCCGGCTACATCCGCGAAGTGTCGGCGGCCTATGACGCCTGGCTGTCGCGCCTCAACGACATGCCCGTGCTGACCATCGACACCAACGACCTCGACTACCTGTCGCGCCCGGCCGACATGGAGCGCATCATCCACCTGATCGCCGATGGGGTCGCCAACGCCGCGCCCCAGCCGGCCGGGCCGGTCGATTCGCGCCTGCAAACGCTGCAACAGGGCCGCCTGGCCGCCTTCCAGCAGTTCCACCGCGAACTGGATTCGCTCAAGGGCTTCGAGGGCGATCTCTTCTTCAACTACCTCCTGCTGATGGAAGAGATAGGCGAGCTATCGACCGACCTGGTGCGGGTGTGGACGGAGAGCAAGCGCCGCCTGGTGGATGGCCGCGGCCCGGCCGAGACGCTGGAAGAGGCCATCGAGATGAACCGGCCCGACCTGCGCAACGACCTGGCCGATCTGTTGGCCTTCATCCTCAAGCTGGCGAACTACACCGGCATCGATCTGGAGCAGGCTTATATGGAGAAGATGCGCCTGAACCTGGGGCGCACCTGGCCCGCCGAGCGCGGCGCGGCGGAACCGGCGGGGCATGAAGGTTAG
- the queA gene encoding tRNA preQ1(34) S-adenosylmethionine ribosyltransferase-isomerase QueA encodes MKVSEFDYDLPPALIAQQPMEPRDASRLLVLDGATGSIDHRRFRDLGDYLRPGDVIVANDTRVIPARLFGRKPTGGQVEILLLERLDGTTWRALVGGRRVGVGLVITLLDHADEPASVTATVIAEGAESLRELRFSAPVETWIDALGYAPLPPYIHAPLADAERYQTIYARPPGSAAAPTAGLHFTPELLLQLRERGILFETVTLHVGLDTFKPVSVAEVAEHNIHTEWARLSAEAARRINEAHLAGGRIIAVGTTTARVLETAALRSAGIGGSLRTISARDATGETSNICPWKPVAAFEGPTDLFIYPGYRFRAVGMLITNFHLPRSSLLMLVAAFAGRETMLAAYRAAVAEGYRFYSFGDAMLIRPNG; translated from the coding sequence ATGAAGGTTAGCGAGTTCGATTACGACCTGCCGCCGGCGCTCATCGCCCAGCAGCCGATGGAGCCGCGCGACGCCAGCCGCCTGCTCGTCCTCGACGGCGCAACCGGGAGCATCGACCACCGCCGCTTCCGTGACCTAGGCGACTATCTGCGGCCGGGCGACGTCATCGTCGCCAACGACACGCGGGTCATCCCCGCCCGCCTCTTCGGCCGCAAGCCGACCGGCGGACAGGTGGAAATCCTGTTGCTGGAGCGGCTGGACGGGACGACGTGGCGGGCGCTGGTCGGCGGGCGGCGGGTGGGCGTGGGGCTGGTCATCACCCTGCTGGATCACGCCGACGAGCCGGCCAGCGTCACAGCCACCGTCATAGCCGAGGGGGCCGAATCGTTGCGCGAACTGCGTTTCAGCGCGCCGGTCGAGACGTGGATCGACGCCCTGGGCTATGCCCCGCTGCCGCCCTACATCCACGCCCCGTTGGCCGACGCCGAGCGCTACCAGACCATCTACGCCCGGCCGCCCGGTTCGGCCGCCGCGCCCACGGCCGGGCTGCACTTCACGCCCGAGCTGCTGCTGCAATTGCGCGAACGGGGAATATTGTTCGAGACGGTGACGCTCCACGTTGGCCTGGACACCTTCAAGCCGGTCAGCGTGGCCGAGGTGGCCGAGCACAATATCCACACCGAGTGGGCGCGTCTGTCGGCCGAGGCCGCGCGGCGCATCAACGAGGCCCATCTGGCCGGCGGGCGCATCATCGCCGTGGGCACGACGACGGCCCGTGTGCTGGAGACGGCCGCGCTGCGTTCGGCGGGTATCGGCGGCAGCCTGCGCACCATCAGCGCCCGCGACGCGACGGGCGAGACGAGCAACATCTGCCCCTGGAAGCCGGTGGCCGCCTTCGAGGGGCCGACCGACCTGTTCATCTACCCCGGCTATCGCTTCCGGGCGGTGGGGATGCTCATCACCAACTTCCACCTGCCGCGTTCCAGCCTGCTGATGCTGGTGGCCGCCTTCGCCGGGCGCGAAACGATGCTGGCTGCCTATCGCGCGGCGGTGGCTGAGGGGTATCGCTTCTACTCGTTTGGCGACGCCATGCTCATCCGGCCCAATGGGTAA
- a CDS encoding FmdB family zinc ribbon protein, producing MPIYTYRCNENDHEFQVRQRMVDDPLTECVVCGGPVRRVVTSVGVVFKGSGFYVTDNRSSNSNGKGGKSKNKEAKESGGESAAATPPADTAKPAADTSSGS from the coding sequence ATGCCCATTTATACGTATCGTTGTAATGAGAATGACCACGAGTTTCAGGTTCGCCAGCGTATGGTCGATGACCCGTTGACGGAGTGTGTGGTCTGTGGCGGGCCGGTGCGGCGTGTGGTCACTTCGGTGGGCGTCGTCTTCAAGGGCAGCGGCTTCTACGTGACCGACAACCGCTCCAGCAACAGCAACGGCAAGGGTGGCAAATCGAAGAATAAGGAAGCCAAGGAGAGCGGCGGTGAATCGGCCGCTGCCACCCCCCCGGCCGACACCGCCAAACCGGCGGCCGATACGTCATCCGGCAGCTAA
- a CDS encoding MBL fold metallo-hydrolase, translating into MEITWYGMSCFRITERKQATIVTDPFAADMGLGELKLKADVVTISHDAPGHNHVPAISGQEHVLNGPGEYEIGGVFITGIATPSRNGKFNNNIFVFDYNGLTVAHLGDIGDVPSQKQIEDLELVNVLLVPIGGGSSLNAARAAELVSMIEPNVVIPMHYQLPGLKTQLDPLDKFLKEMGAGEAKHEASFKVQGMDGLPEETEVIILTKRE; encoded by the coding sequence ATGGAAATTACCTGGTATGGCATGAGTTGCTTCCGCATCACGGAACGCAAGCAGGCCACAATCGTCACCGACCCCTTCGCCGCCGATATGGGCCTGGGGGAGCTAAAACTGAAGGCCGATGTTGTCACCATTAGCCACGACGCGCCCGGCCACAATCACGTCCCGGCCATCAGCGGCCAGGAGCACGTCCTGAACGGCCCCGGCGAGTATGAGATCGGCGGCGTGTTCATCACCGGCATCGCCACCCCCAGCCGCAACGGCAAATTCAACAACAACATCTTTGTCTTCGATTACAACGGCCTGACCGTGGCCCATCTGGGCGACATCGGCGACGTGCCGTCGCAGAAGCAGATTGAGGATTTGGAACTGGTCAACGTCTTGCTGGTGCCCATCGGCGGCGGCAGCAGCCTCAACGCCGCCCGCGCCGCCGAACTGGTGTCGATGATCGAACCCAACGTCGTCATCCCCATGCACTACCAACTGCCTGGCCTGAAGACGCAACTCGATCCGCTGGACAAGTTCCTCAAGGAGATGGGCGCCGGCGAGGCCAAGCACGAGGCCAGCTTCAAGGTGCAGGGCATGGACGGCTTGCCCGAAGAGACGGAAGTGATCATCCTGACGAAGCGGGAATGA